The Sphingomonas sp. LY54 genome includes a region encoding these proteins:
- the recR gene encoding recombination mediator RecR: protein MASPEIDALTQALARLPGLGPRSARRAVLHLLKKREVALNPLLRALEQVSEKLAVCHVCGNVDTTDPCSICADARRDARLLCAVEEVSDLWALDRSRLFPGRFHVLGGRLSALEGVRPEDLTIDRLIARVGEGGIDEVVLAMNATLEGQTTAHYLAERLEGFPVRITQLAHGLPVGGELDYLDEGTLAQALRARRPVA from the coding sequence ATGGCATCTCCCGAGATCGACGCGCTGACGCAGGCTCTGGCCCGGCTGCCCGGTCTCGGCCCGCGTTCGGCCCGACGCGCCGTGCTGCATCTCCTCAAGAAGCGCGAAGTGGCGCTCAATCCGCTGCTGCGCGCGCTCGAGCAGGTCAGCGAGAAGCTCGCCGTCTGCCACGTCTGCGGCAATGTCGATACGACCGATCCGTGCAGCATCTGCGCCGATGCCCGGCGCGACGCGCGGCTTCTGTGCGCGGTCGAGGAAGTCTCGGACCTGTGGGCGCTCGACCGCTCGCGCCTGTTCCCGGGCCGCTTCCATGTGCTCGGCGGCCGCCTCTCGGCGCTCGAAGGGGTGCGGCCCGAGGATCTGACGATTGATCGGCTGATCGCGCGCGTCGGCGAAGGCGGCATCGACGAGGTGGTGCTGGCGATGAACGCCACGCTCGAGGGCCAGACCACCGCCCATTACCTCGCCGAGCGGCTCGAGGGCTTTCCCGTCCGCATCACCCAGCTCGCCCACGGCCTGCCGGTCGGCGGCGAGCTCGACTATCTCGACGAGGGCACGCTCGCCCAGGCGCTGCGG